In Flavobacterium sp., a single window of DNA contains:
- a CDS encoding ATP-binding protein, with the protein MLNKKLVSLSIVITIILIFLLYLVYQNNKLKQKIKRKDTKQKILLDVINAGIDSQETEQKKIAAFLHDNINSLLSSAGLHLNVFTTKNNIQSEEIQKAKAILTEAHDLLRDVSHELVPSLLVRFGLIYALEDLCEKNSNSSMEFKFFSSVPNNTRYAEKFETKLYFVISELFNNIIKHSNARTAQISINESKNRLIIIIHDDGKGFNTEKPNEIEGFGLNRIRVRIKKLKGSFSIISRPDENSGTSIKIKVPVH; encoded by the coding sequence ATGCTAAACAAAAAACTTGTCAGTTTATCAATTGTTATTACTATTATCTTAATTTTTCTTCTTTATTTGGTATATCAGAATAACAAACTGAAACAAAAAATTAAGCGAAAAGACACAAAGCAAAAAATCCTTTTAGATGTTATAAATGCTGGCATTGACAGTCAGGAAACCGAGCAAAAGAAAATTGCAGCCTTCCTGCATGACAACATCAATTCTCTATTATCTTCTGCCGGACTGCATTTGAATGTTTTTACGACAAAAAACAACATTCAGTCTGAAGAAATTCAAAAAGCAAAAGCTATTTTAACAGAAGCACACGACTTATTGAGAGATGTTTCACATGAACTTGTTCCTTCACTTTTGGTACGTTTCGGGCTAATTTATGCTTTAGAAGATTTGTGTGAAAAGAATTCTAATTCGAGTATGGAATTTAAATTTTTCAGCTCCGTACCTAACAACACAAGATATGCTGAAAAATTTGAGACAAAACTATATTTCGTGATTTCTGAATTGTTCAATAATATAATAAAACACAGCAATGCGAGAACTGCTCAAATTTCTATTAATGAAAGCAAAAACCGGCTGATTATCATTATTCACGATGACGGAAAAGGTTTTAATACCGAAAAACCTAATGAAATTGAAGGTTTTGGTTTAAACCGAATACGAGTTAGAATTAAAAAACTAAAGGGAAGTTTTTCGATTATTTCACGTCCTGATGAAAATTCGGGGACATCAATAAAAATAAAAGTTCCTGTACATTAA